ATAACAGGAATCTCATCAATTAATCTTGGGATAATATCTCCGCCAATTTCAATTCCTTTTAATGAAGATGTTTCAATCGTAATGTTTGCAGCTGGCTCTGATGATCCTTCGTTAATTGGCTCTACAGTGAACGTAGCACCCATTTTCTCTAAAACATCAATAATACCTGTACGAGTTGGATTCATCCCTACATTTTGTAATACTAGTTTACTATTTGGAATGATTGCACCCGCTACTAGGAAAAATGCAGCTGATGATACGTCACCTGGCACTTGAACATCTGTTGCTGTTAGCTTTTGTCCACCTGCAAGTTTCACTGTTTTTCCTTCGCGCGTTACTATAACGCCAAATGCTTCTAGCATTCTTTCCGTATGATCACGGGAAATATGTGGTTCTGTAACAGCTGTTACACCTTCTGCACGAAGTCCTGCAAGTAAAATAGCTGACTTTACTTGTGCGCTTGCTACAGGCGAAGTGTATTGGATAGCTTTTAAATTTCCGCCACGTATTGTTAGCGGTGTGAACGTTCCTTCTTCGCGGCCATCAATGTTTGCACCCATTTGTTTTAATGGGTTCGTAACACGTTTCATCGGTCTTTTTGCGATAGATGCATCACCTTGTACACAAGAGAAAAATGGTGTATTTGCCAAAATCCCTGACATTAAACGTATAGTTGTACCAGAATTACCAACATCTAATACAGTTTTCGGTTCTTGTAATCCTTCTAATCCTTTACCAACTACAATGACTTCATCACCGTTTTGCACGATGTCTACTCCCATTTCTTTAAAACAAGAAATCGTACTTAAACAATCTGCACCGGGTAAGAAACCTTTAATTGTTGTTTTTCCCTCTGCAATCGCGCCGAACATGACAGCACGGTGAGAAATGGATTTATCCCCTGGAATTGTAATGTTGCCATTTAATCCGTTATTAACAAGTTGAATTGTTCTTTCCTTCACGTTTTCACCTTCTCATTTAAATTGTTTCATAAGTTTGGTATTTTTCTTCTCCAAGCGCTAGTTTCGCTTGCATACGATCTTCTTCTCTTTGGAAGCTAATACGTAATACTCCAAGCAATCCTTCACGCGCTTCTAATATTTGCAAGTTCGTAATACTAATTTCTTCGCGCGCCAAAATGCTCGTAATATGAGCCAATGCCCCTACTTTATCTAAAACATCGACGTATAAGTCGTGATAGGCAGGAATTGCCCCTCTTTTTCGTACTGGTAAAGAGTCACGGTATTCTTTCGCGTCTGCAAAATAGTTTTGAATCTCGCCTGCATCTCCAGTAGAAACTGTATTATATAAATCTTCCATTTCAGAGATCCACTCTTTTAATAATACCATTAAATGCTCACGATTTTGTTTAACAATATCACTCCACATTTTTGGGCTACTAGATGCGATACGTGTAATGTCTTTAAACCCTCCGGCAGCTAGTTGATGAATAAGTGGATTATCTCCTGCATGTTTCTCCACTTGCTTTACTAATCCAGCGGCGATAAGATGCGGAAAATGACTAACAATCCCTGTTACATAATCATGTTCTTCCGTATTTAAAACGAGAAAATGAGATCCTGTTCCTTTTAACCAACGCTTTAGTTCTTCCACATGTTCATTTGGCACATGATTCATCGGCGTTAAAATGTAAAATGCATTTTCAAATAAATGCGCTTTTGCACTTTCAACTCCCGTTTTATGAGAACCTGCCATCGGATGTCCACCAATGAAAGAAACTTCCTTTGAAAATAAAGCTTCTGCTTCATTCATAATCGTTCCTTTTGTACTACCAACATCAGTTACAATAACATCTTCTCGTAAACGAAA
This Bacillus paramycoides DNA region includes the following protein-coding sequences:
- the aroA gene encoding 3-phosphoshikimate 1-carboxyvinyltransferase; this encodes MKERTIQLVNNGLNGNITIPGDKSISHRAVMFGAIAEGKTTIKGFLPGADCLSTISCFKEMGVDIVQNGDEVIVVGKGLEGLQEPKTVLDVGNSGTTIRLMSGILANTPFFSCVQGDASIAKRPMKRVTNPLKQMGANIDGREEGTFTPLTIRGGNLKAIQYTSPVASAQVKSAILLAGLRAEGVTAVTEPHISRDHTERMLEAFGVIVTREGKTVKLAGGQKLTATDVQVPGDVSSAAFFLVAGAIIPNSKLVLQNVGMNPTRTGIIDVLEKMGATFTVEPINEGSSEPAANITIETSSLKGIEIGGDIIPRLIDEIPVIALAATQAEGITVIKDAHELKVKETNRIDTVVAELTKLGARIDATDDGMIIYGKSALKGNTVNSYGDHRIGMMLAIAGCIAEGKTTIEDAEAVGVSYPTFFEELQKLAK
- the tyrA gene encoding prephenate dehydrogenase, encoding MRKKVVLIGTGLIGGSLALAIKKEHDVTITGYDIFQEQVERAKELQVVDEIELDLQRACEEAHFIVFASPVEETKKLLHKLASFRLREDVIVTDVGSTKGTIMNEAEALFSKEVSFIGGHPMAGSHKTGVESAKAHLFENAFYILTPMNHVPNEHVEELKRWLKGTGSHFLVLNTEEHDYVTGIVSHFPHLIAAGLVKQVEKHAGDNPLIHQLAAGGFKDITRIASSSPKMWSDIVKQNREHLMVLLKEWISEMEDLYNTVSTGDAGEIQNYFADAKEYRDSLPVRKRGAIPAYHDLYVDVLDKVGALAHITSILAREEISITNLQILEAREGLLGVLRISFQREEDRMQAKLALGEEKYQTYETI